CATCAGATACTGCTCCTGACGGCGGCCCACTCTAACAACAATCTGGACCATTGTCGATTGATAATGCTATTGTTGAAACGCTTTCCTCAGGCAATTTCTACGCATGCGGTAATATGAGCGGGGCTCCGGGATTATGGAATCTCCATTGCATAAGCTAATTCGTATTTTCTTATACGCATGTTTCAGCCCCGTTTGCTGGAAACGTTGATACAGAATGTGACCATGCCAAGCTTCAAGGAAATGCTGTTTAACGAAGCAATACCGCTGGTGTACAATCGTGCACCGGAACTGGCTCCCAAGCTCGTGCATCGATTGATGGCGGTCTGTTTCGAGTACTATCTGAATCAAATGCTAAACGATACCGAGGACCGAGCACGCTCGTCCGCCGAttgttggaagaaaattttcgaaatattGGACTTTTGTGGCAAAATTCTCAAATGGGAACCGTTCGTGCTGTACAAGAAAAGTTGGAGTAAGGACGTATACtgccaaaaaatcattcacaTCTACAATCTAGATCCGTTCCGGTCGACGGAAAGCAAACAGATACTGTTCTGTGCTACTATTGTGTTCGTACTGGCACTGCAAGACTACATCGGGTATTCGAAACTCCGCTCGAAAGACGGTATAACCGAGACCGAGGTAATACTGGTCGAAGCATTGAAAGAAGTGACGCCGGAGGTGAAACGGCGCACCCACGAAGGTGTGCTCGAAATTCCACACATTCTGGTTAATGCTCCGGTTAGTCCGGATGCGCCCAATTGTCTGCTCGCCTGCCAAAGCTGCTGGCAGCTGCTGCACTCGAACGACGTTATGAAAGCCGATTTTGCGCAGCTAATTCTTTGCATACCGCAACTTTCGGGTTGGGTGCAGAAGTTCCTGATCgatttgtatgtgtgcgctgGACAGCATGAAGAAACAGCCACACTACTGCAGGCATCGACTGGAACCACGATGACACAACTGGAAAAATCCGTACGCCAGTTTGCGCTCACGCTCGTACAAGGTCCACCAACGGTCCATCTGTTCGAGCAAATGGGAACGATTCTGAAGCATTTGCCGCACGCACCATCTCGTGGGTACTATTTGGAGAACGTTGCGCTTGGTCAAACGGCCAGAGTACTAATGCTAATGCCGTTGACCAAACGCGCGATTCTGCACTATCTTGTGCAAACGCTTATCGTACTGCTTAAACCGAAACTGATCGACATGGAGTGTAGCAGCTCACTGTTGGGGAATCTGTTAGTACTGTCGCAACTTAACTGGCCGCACGAATCAACCACGGTCGAAATCGTTTTCGAAATCATCAAAACTCGCCGTCTGTTTGCGTATCTACACTTTACGAACTATGTCATCCAGGCGGAAATTATCGAAGAATTTATGCATCTGTGGACTCATTCGCCGGACGTGAAGCTGGAGCTGGCGATGCCCCAGCAAAGTCTTGCAACCGGTGCCCGGCGTATTGGAACACGTGGAGCGGACAAGGGTGTAAAGGAAGATTTTAAGCAGATCATTCGACAGCAGGTCGCACGCAGCAATGATGATATCGACGAACTGTTACTACAATTcctacagcagcaacaggtaACGCTAGTGCAGAATGTGTTTGATAAATGAAATTTTGACGCAATAAACCATGCTCCATTGCAATTTTCCATAATTCAAATTGAACTTTACAAATACTCAATGATTTATAATTATAGCCATACCCGCCCATTGCGTTGGGCGGTGGggagaattttatttaatttatttacaaagatttctacATCCTATCTCAACGCGCGCAGACAAAGACCCTTCCGGTCAGTAAAGTGGTGATGAAGAACAATTTTGAATGTAACGTTGACTGTCTTTTGGCTGACGTTGTTGATTATATTGGCTTCCGTTTCGTTTCTACGGATGAGTATTATGCAGACAGGCAGCAAGTTAACAATCCTTACGTCTCCGGCTCGAACTGGTAACCCTTAATGTTGAGCGTAATGGAAATGATTTCCTTTGCCGGTTCTCCGTCCAAATCGTTCAGTAGACTGCTATCACGCTTCGTTCTTACCGCACCGGTCAGTGAAGATGAATCAGCATTACGCCCTTCCACCTCAGACACCACCGTACTGACAGCATCCGAGGCAACGTCGGTTGAATCAGCCAGCGCGTTAATGTCATTCAATGTTTCGGGACTAAGATGCCTTGCCGAGCGGACGCCCGATTCTGCAGGGAACGGTGGCAAATAAGTAGCAGGAGGATTAGTGCTGCTTGGTCGGTAAGGTTGCGGGCAGTTGGGATCGGGTGAGCCTGGATAGCAGGCGGACGGTGTGGTTGGAACAAATGGTCTCGGGCAAGCGGGATCTGGTGAACCAGGATAGCACGGCTGCCGGGTCGTTGGAACCGGGCGCGGAGTAGTTTGAGGACAACGTAGATCGGTCGATCCAGGGAAGCATCTAGGTGCAGGTGTTGTGGTTGGTACTGGGCGGGGAGTGGTTTGCGGACAGCGAGGATCAGTTGATCCTGGGTAGCACCGCAGAGGTGGCTGAGTAGTTGGTGttggtcgaggagtggttGGGCATCGAGGATCATTGGATCCAGGGTAGCATCGCGGCGATGGTGTGGTTGTTGGCACTGGACGAGTAGTAGTTTGTGGGCAACGAGGATCGGTTGATCCTGGATAGCAAACAGGAGCTGGTGTAGTCGTAGGCACTGGACGAGGAGTAGTTTGCGGGCAACGAAGATCTGTCGATCCTGGGAAACAACGTAGTGGTGGCTGCGTAGTAGGTCTTGGAGTAGTGGGGCATCGAGGATCATTGGATCCAGGATAGCATCGAGGAGCTGCGGTAGTTGTTGGCACTGGACGAGGAGTAGTTTGTGGGCAACGAAGATCAGTTGATCCCGGATAGCAACGGAGTGGTGGCTGTGTAGTTGTCGTTGGTCGAGGAGTAGTGGGGCATCGAGGATCATTGGATCCCGGATAGCATCGTAgaggtgctgttgttgttggcacCGGACGAGAAGTAGTTTGTGGGCAACGAGGATCGGTTGATCCTGGATAGCAACGGAGTGGTTGCTGAGTAGTTGGTGttggtcgaggagtggttGGACATCGAGGATCATTGGATCCAGGGTAGCATCGCGGCGCTGGTGTGGTTGTTGGCACTGGACGAGTAGTAGTTTGAAGGCAGCGAGGATCGGTTGATCCTGGATAGCAAACAGGAGCTGGTGTAGTCGTAGGAACTGGGCGAGGCGTAGTTTGTGGGCAACGAAGATCTGTCGATCCTGGGTAACAACGTAGTGGTGGCTGCGTAGTAGGTCTTGGAGTAGTGGGGCATCGAGGATCATTGGATCCAGGATAGCATCGAGGAGCTGCGGTAGTTGTTGGCACTGGACGAGGAGTAGTTTGTGGGCAACGAGGATCGGTTGATCCTGGATAGCAACGGAGTGGTGGCTGTGTAGTTGGTGTTGGTCGAGGAGTTGTTGGGCATCGAGGATCATTGGAGCCAGGGTAGCATCGTGGCGCTGGTGTGGTTGTTGGCACTGGACGAGTAGTAGTTTGAGGGCAGCGAGGATCGGTTGATCCTGGATAGCACCGTAGCGGAGGTTGGGTCGTTTGTGGTGGTTTTGGGCAACGAGGATCTGTCGAACCGGGATAGCAAACTGGTGCAGGTGTGATTGTTGGTACTGGTCGGGGAGTGGTTTGCGGACACCGAGGATCGGTCGATCCCGGGAAGCAGCGTAGAGGTGGCTGAGTAGTTGTCGTTGGTCTTGGGGTAGTTGGGCATCGAGGATCATTGGATCCAGGATAGCATCGTGGAGCTGGTGTAGTTGTTGGCACTGGTCGAGGAGTTGTTTGAGGACACCGAGGATCAGTGGATCctaaaaaacaatcaaaagatGATTGATGAATACAGTATTTTTCACACATAAATGAAGAAACCTTCTATGCTAACCTGGATAACATGCTGGACGCTGCGTTGTAGTAGGTTTTGGTACTTCCACTGGAGGCAAATATGTTTCCGAATCCTGCTTGTCAGAGCACTGGGGGTCAAGCGAACCTAAAatgcaaatataaaaattaatagtGTTTTTATGTCCATTTCGTCGCCATGAGTCATCCATTTCGTGTACATAGATGGTACTAACCTGGATAACACTTTGAACTAGCACGTGTAGTTGTCTGGGGACAGCGAGGATCGGTCGAGCCAGGATAACAACGTGGAGCTGAAGTAGTCGTAGGTATAGGCCGCGTGGTAGTTTGAGGACACCGAGGATCAGTCGATCCAGGATAACAGACGGGTGCACGAGTCGTTGTAGGGATAGGACGTGGTGTTGTTGTGGAAACAGGACGAGGCGTTGTCTGTGGGCAACGAGAATCTGTCGATCCTGGGTAGCACCGCAGTGGGGGTTGAgtcgttggtggtggttttggacAACGAGGATCTGTTGAACCCGGATAACAAACTGGTGCTTGTGTGGTTGTTGGTACTGGTGTAGTTTGCGGGCATCGAGGATCGGTTGATCCTGGATAGCAGCGTAGCGGAGGTTGAGTCGTTGTAGTTGGTTTTGGACAACGTGGATCTGTCGAACCTGGATAGCAAACCGGTGCTGTTGTAGTAGTGGGCACTGGGCGGGGTGTAGTTTGTGGGCAACGAGGATCGGTTGATCCTGGATAGCAACGGAGTGGTGGCTGTGTAGTTGCTGttggtcgaggagtggttGGACATCGAGGATCATTGGATCCAGGGTAGCATCGCGGCGCTGATGTGGTTGTTGGTACTGGACGAGGAGTAGTTTGTGGGCAACGAGGATCGGTTGATCCtggaaagcaaacagaagCTGGTGTAGTCGTAGGCACTGGGCGAGGCGTAGTTTGAGGGCAGCGTGAATCGGTCGATCCTGGGTAACAACGTAGTGGTGCTGGtgtggttgttgctgttggtcgAGGAGTCGTTGGGCATCGAGGATCATTGGATCCAGGGTAGCATCGCGGCGCTGATGTGGTTGTTGGCACTGGACGAGGAGTAGTTTGTGGGCAACGAGGATCGGTTGATCCTGGGTAGCAAACAGGAGCTGGTGTGGTTGTGGGCACAGGGCGAGTTGTTGTTTGTGGACAACGCAGATCAGTTGATCCTGGATAGCACCGTAGAGGAGGTTGggtcgttggtggtggttttgggcAACGGGGATCTGTCGAACCTGGATAGCAAACTGGTGCAGGTGTGGTTGTTGGTACTGGTCGGGGAGTGGTTTGCGGACACCGAGGATCGGTCGATCCCGGGAAGCAGCGTAGAGGTGGCTGAGTAGTTGTCGTTGGTTGTGGAGTAGTTGGGCATCGAGGATCATTGGATCCCGGATAGCATCGTGGAGCTGCTGTAGTTGTTGGCACTGGTCGAGGAGTTGTTTGAGGACACCGAGGATCAGTTGATCCGGGGTAACAACGCAACGGCGGTTGAGTGGTAGGTGTCGGACGCACGGTTGTCGGACAACGAGGATCACTTGATCCTGGATAACAGTTAGGTTTATCCACTGGCGGTAAGTATGTAGCAGTTTCTTTCGGCTCTTGTGGGCGAACGAATCCTGGACAACGAGGGTCGGTCGTTCCCGGTGGACAGCGAAGCACAGGCGTTCTACAACGTGGATCGTTCGATCCCGGGAAACAGTTCAAAGCTGTACTGGGCGTTACTGATGGTACAGTGGGTACTACCGGTGATTTCGTAGTAACCTGCTCTCGTGGAATAACCGGCAAGAAGATTGATACTTCTTCACAGCGCGGGTCATTGGATCGTAGCAGGCAGTTTGGTACActgtcatcttcttcttcggtaGTGGTAGAGAAGCGTGGCGTTGTCGGCGAAGGAAGTGGCCTTGTTGGGCGTACTGATGGACGGAATGTGGTCGGGCAGCGAGGATCCGTTGAGCCGGGGAAACATCGGAGCGGGGCAGGCGTCGTTtcggtggtggttggtgtCGGTCGTGTACCACGAGACCGACAACGTGGATCGCGAGATCCGCGAGAACAGTCTGGACGCTGAGTGACGATCACATCATTACAACGATCATCTGTTGAACCAGGCAGACAAGTAAACTGTGTCGTTGACACCACTGTAGGGGCCCGTGTGTTAGGTGGACGTGTGCGCCGTGGTGGAGCTGTCGCTGGAGTTGTTTCTACCGGACGCGGTGGTCGTGTACCTCTTCTGGGAGGTTGTGTTACCGGGACCGTATATTCCGGTTGAGCTGGTGCCGGCGTTACCGGTGGTCGACGGCCACGTGTTGGAACAGCCGGAGCAAGCGATGTCGTAGGAGTAGGACGCCCGCGCGTCGGCGATGGACGTCTGGTAGATGTCTCGACTGTGCTGATAAGATTCTCCTCCGCGCATACCTGCGGTCCACAGCCTCCGCGACAGATCTCGATGTCACACTTAAGGAACACCTGCATGCGATCGGGGAACTTGAATGCTTTGATGCTGTTGTGCACGACCAATGTAGCGCCTGAGCTGCCCGTCTGTGTCGTCTTTTGCCACAGCCCGAATAGTTTTTTCTTGCGTGAGCAACCATTCTTGTCCGACAGCTGAAGGCGAGCGGTTGTTGATGCATCGTAATCAGGGCTATCAAATGCATAACAATCCTTCACCGACACGTCATATTCGCCTTTTGGATCGCGCAAGTACACCAGCACACTGAGCGCCTCTCCGATTTTGATGATGCTCGGAATGGGCGAAATGCTCGGATAAGTACCACGCTGGATGTCCATCCAACACTCGACACCGCCAGTTGAGGTAGGCACATTAACCACCTCCAGCTGATCAACCACAAACGGCTTGAATATGATCGTGTTCTGTTGCTGCTCACTCTGGCTACAGGAGATACGTCGGGCAGTATCCCAGGCCTCCTGTACTTCCTCGTCCGTCTGTATGACGAGCACATTATCGACCGAGGCGCACACGGCACAGGACGGCTTACTGCCGCACCGGTCGTACGGTACGGTGAAGGTAAACTGCTTTCCACCCTGGTTCGCCTGTACATACCGGCACTTGGGATCATTGTGATAGCCCTGGCTGTAGATAACACCACGGAAATCGTCCTCGAATTGCACTGTGACGAGCATACCGTTACGTTGATCACATTTTACATCGATCGTCTCGATGTGGGTGTGATCGTGGCTGCCGGTTCCATCACCTTGACGAAGCACGTTTCGGTTATTGCCTACCGGTGCGAGTGCATTCTGGCTGTCTCCAAACAGCTGCGCAAAGGTACAGCCGGcctgaaaataaagaaagaacgGAATGCAAGGGATCAGAATGTATCACACAACTTCAAGGAGACATGTGTAATATTCAAATTCACTCGGCAACAGTCAAAGAGCATTTACATGCGTGACGTTGACACTAGAAAAGGATATATGGCATCGATggtcacagcaaaaaaaaaaggaaaggattcCAAAAATTTCGTTCCCTGCACGCTTGTCACTCAGCACCATTCCAGCCTCTGAGACGTACAGACAATTGTTAGAAAATTATGTGGACCGACAGGTTGTGACATGCATACGAATGTCGGTTCGGTCTTTGTTGGCAGTTTTATCGTCCGTAATGGTTATCGAAACCATCCGCAAGGGGTTGAGGGATGCTAGTTTTGGGGGTGGAGGTGTTGAATCGTTTTGGAATGTCAAATTAAATTCACCGCATCGCTCAAACAGGCAAGTGAAGACATTCTCGGAAACAATCAGGTTAGCTGGAATGCCGTCGCGAAATTTGAATACTTGTCAACGGAACTTCAAAGTACATCAGAAGACGGACACGGTCTTACCAGCACTAATAGTCCTTTCGGGGTATTAGTAAGAAACATCACCACGCCCAGCAATTTGCTAGCCCATCCAGATGAAATGATTTCTGCTAATGTGccgcaacaaaaacatttccCGGAAAGAAGACCACCATAGCACAGTGCGTGCATGTTGGCTAGCCCGAAAACAAATCGTACGACCATTTGTTGTGACACAAACAAAGAATCAAATCAGAACCACCAGTTTTCTCCCGCCATCATTTTGTATTGAAATTGAGGTATTACTCGTCTCGCTCCCGGGGAAAGATGGCTCGTTCGTGGTAAGGCCAATTTTTCAAGGGTTCCATTTCGTTCGAACTCGTTTGCGATGTTGTGCATAGTCAAATTGAATCGCACCGCAATGTGGCCCACTTGTTAGGGGGAACAAAAGAATCgacaaaatggtggaaaaatggaaccaaaaGGATTATTTCGCCTTCGAACATTTTCCTTGTAGAAATGCGGATGGACTACTGCTACTACGAACCGGACCGATAATTGGACCGATTGCTGATGTGTGGTTGGACCAACTTCGTTTCCATTTGGGCGAATTCACTGGCTCGTCTCTTGAAGCATCTGTTTGCGTTTTATTCACGCTGTTTACCGTTGCCAGTGATTGAAACAGGCCCGGAACATTCTCTCGACAGTACTGTCGACTAGCATGCGGCGTCACTGTGTGTAGGAAGCAGTAGTATACTATAGTACTTCATGGAAAATCATATACATTTGTAGCCCTCGTTCATCTACGCTGCGTGAAGAACCGAGTTCAATTAGGAGTTGCCTTATTCAATGCGATAGATGATGTATTGGGCATTGCGTTACTTCACGACTCCCCGGCTACAACGTCTGCGGACGTGTCGTAAAGTTTGAAATTACCTTTGGGCCAACACCTGCTACACGGCAAAGAAGGTCTGTTTGTTCGGCTGCAAAAGTTTAGCTATCTCTCTAGCGAACCGGACCATCCGGACCAGCAGAGAACCCTTGGTAAAGTCTAGGTAGTTCATAAAAAAAGCTGCGTGTAGCGGAAAACGGAACACAACGCACGTCGCGATACGGTAGGTTTGCGATGAAACTTCCGCTCCGATAGGTAACCAGAATGAAGTGTTTTCCTGCTTTATGCTGTACAGCTTCTTATCAGTGCCCGAGAATCGCTGGAACTTAGTTATCCGTTGCGAAGCTGGGAAGGgggaaataaattacattccTTGCGTGAATTCTACAGTCAACGTTCGTCTTTCTCTAAGGCCCTTTTGTGCATTTTCTCCCTGTACAAGAGGATTGATTTGTTGTgtgatttttcctcttcttttttttttgagcattAAAATTGGCCGACTTTTGACGTGCGGAAAAGGTATCCTTTTCGTTGGGGCTTACTTTATTGCTACCCAGTACGGTGTTTCGTTCGACGCCAAATGTTCCAAACCCTTCCTGCGCTTGAAAGCATGTTAGTTCTCCAATGttttgatgttgatgttgctgcgTTTGCTCGATGCTTTTGTTGGTGCTTTCTGGTGCTAAGGGCAAGCTGATTGTTGGTAGCAAAGGTCCTCTTAACGCTTCACTGATGTACCGGTATCCGGaatggcgtgtgtgtgtgtgcgtgttattGGCATTATTGGTTCTCGGATGGATCCGAGCACTTTACTGGGTGCGT
This genomic window from Anopheles maculipalpis chromosome 2RL, idAnoMacuDA_375_x, whole genome shotgun sequence contains:
- the LOC126567207 gene encoding proteoglycan 4-like, whose amino-acid sequence is MFLTNTPKGLLVLAGCTFAQLFGDSQNALAPVGNNRNVLRQGDGTGSHDHTHIETIDVKCDQRNGMLVTVQFEDDFRGVIYSQGYHNDPKCRYVQANQGGKQFTFTVPYDRCGSKPSCAVCASVDNVLVIQTDEEVQEAWDTARRISCSQSEQQQNTIIFKPFVVDQLEVVNVPTSTGGVECWMDIQRGTYPSISPIPSIIKIGEALSVLVYLRDPKGEYDVSVKDCYAFDSPDYDASTTARLQLSDKNGCSRKKKLFGLWQKTTQTGSSGATLVVHNSIKAFKFPDRMQVFLKCDIEICRGGCGPQVCAEENLISTVETSTRRPSPTRGRPTPTTSLAPAVPTRGRRPPVTPAPAQPEYTVPVTQPPRRGTRPPRPVETTPATAPPRRTRPPNTRAPTVVSTTQFTCLPGSTDDRCNDVIVTQRPDCSRGSRDPRCRSRGTRPTPTTTETTPAPLRCFPGSTDPRCPTTFRPSVRPTRPLPSPTTPRFSTTTEEEDDSVPNCLLRSNDPRCEEVSIFLPVIPREQVTTKSPVVPTVPSVTPSTALNCFPGSNDPRCRTPVLRCPPGTTDPRCPGFVRPQEPKETATYLPPVDKPNCYPGSSDPRCPTTVRPTPTTQPPLRCYPGSTDPRCPQTTPRPVPTTTAAPRCYPGSNDPRCPTTPQPTTTTQPPLRCFPGSTDPRCPQTTPRPVPTTTPAPVCYPGSTDPRCPQTTPRPVPTTTSAPRCYPGSNDPRCPTTPRPTATTQPPLRCYPGSTDPRCPQTTPRPVPTTTTAPVCYPGSTDPRCPKPTTTTQPPLRCYPGSTDPRCPQTTPVPTTTQAPVCYPGSTDPRCPQTTPRPVPTTTPAPRCYPGSNDPRCPTTPRPTTTTQPPLRCFPGSTD
- the LOC126557411 gene encoding integrator complex subunit 10, whose translation is MDVISNEKYLIARAKESTDPYKAKAWIIAAKTLFPNDFGVQFEAYEIEKNANNFEEAAKCLSYIVMTFHGAHQTPTNLLNEISLMTNALRIPEGCTTPEQEFYVKMFQYISYEVQHQILLLTAAHSNNNLDHCRLIMLLLKRFPQAISTHAPRLLETLIQNVTMPSFKEMLFNEAIPLVYNRAPELAPKLVHRLMAVCFEYYLNQMLNDTEDRARSSADCWKKIFEILDFCGKILKWEPFVLYKKSWSKDVYCQKIIHIYNLDPFRSTESKQILFCATIVFVLALQDYIGYSKLRSKDGITETEVILVEALKEVTPEVKRRTHEGVLEIPHILVNAPVSPDAPNCLLACQSCWQLLHSNDVMKADFAQLILCIPQLSGWVQKFLIDLYVCAGQHEETATLLQASTGTTMTQLEKSVRQFALTLVQGPPTVHLFEQMGTILKHLPHAPSRGYYLENVALGQTARVLMLMPLTKRAILHYLVQTLIVLLKPKLIDMECSSSLLGNLLVLSQLNWPHESTTVEIVFEIIKTRRLFAYLHFTNYVIQAEIIEEFMHLWTHSPDVKLELAMPQQSLATGARRIGTRGADKGVKEDFKQIIRQQVARSNDDIDELLLQFLQQQQVTLVQNVFDK